One genomic window of Ignavibacteriota bacterium includes the following:
- the cas6 gene encoding CRISPR-associated endoribonuclease Cas6, translating into MRIKIDFETSGVMDVPYRQFENLQGLVMSLLSKYDNINWLHNEGTREKRVYKPLCYSHFIGNRKALKHNWRYFGNFSLYISSPMPAIIFSIEKLLKERSYFRFCNKTIVSINYEIIDTENVKSHTFSTLSPIVCSTPITLTSGKIYQKFLDAFDIDFSRILQDNLKNKAKAFYNLELNGKFEIIPEFDKSEVISKFHLYNYKNSVIKAMSGRYKINADSNYLYVANNCGLGSRNALGFGLINIIGDNSNAEN; encoded by the coding sequence ATGCGTATTAAAATAGATTTTGAAACATCAGGGGTGATGGATGTCCCTTACAGGCAATTCGAGAACCTGCAGGGGCTTGTTATGTCGTTATTATCGAAATATGATAATATAAATTGGCTACATAACGAAGGCACAAGGGAAAAAAGGGTTTATAAACCGCTCTGTTATTCACATTTTATTGGAAATCGTAAAGCTCTAAAGCACAATTGGAGATATTTTGGCAATTTCAGTTTGTACATTTCATCCCCTATGCCGGCTATAATATTTTCAATCGAGAAATTATTGAAAGAAAGGTCATATTTCAGATTTTGCAATAAAACAATAGTATCTATTAATTATGAAATTATTGATACAGAGAATGTAAAATCACATACATTTTCCACGCTTTCACCTATTGTTTGTTCAACGCCGATTACACTTACATCAGGTAAAATCTATCAAAAATTTTTAGATGCTTTTGATATAGATTTTAGCAGAATTTTGCAAGATAATTTAAAAAATAAAGCAAAAGCATTTTACAATTTAGAACTTAACGGTAAATTTGAGATAATTCCTGAGTTCGACAAATCGGAAGTGATCAGTAAATTTCATCTTTATAATTATAAAAATTCAGTCATTAAAGCGATGTCTGGGCGTTATAAAATTAACGCTGATTCTAATTACTTATATGTAGCAAATAATTGCGGGCTTGGGAGTCGTAACGCTCTTGGGTTCGGTTTAATCAATATAATAGGAGATAATTCTAATGCAGAAAATTAA
- a CDS encoding phosphoadenosine phosphosulfate reductase family protein, which yields MFDNRIKQIFDTINKSFETINKPYLSISWGKDSILLLYFVRQVNPKVKCVYLNSGYALPDTYEVRDRLLQEWDMNYSEIKSDYFAIKDFKPPDQRTKQEQKKYVDILKKIPFDKFAKENGYDGNFWGIRACESIGRKHLIKTNGLLFKSSNGLYRSSPIGWVTNEELWYFYDKFNIPMNLIYTKTKFINKDQIRNTGWLSTDGEDRGRIIWLRHYYPQQYKKLITMYPYLRGIT from the coding sequence GTGTTTGATAATCGTATAAAACAAATATTTGATACAATTAATAAATCTTTTGAAACAATAAATAAACCCTATTTATCAATAAGCTGGGGTAAAGATTCGATATTATTGCTCTATTTTGTAAGGCAAGTAAACCCTAAAGTGAAATGTGTTTATTTAAATTCAGGATATGCCCTACCAGACACTTACGAAGTAAGGGATAGATTGCTACAAGAGTGGGATATGAATTATAGCGAGATAAAATCAGATTATTTCGCTATAAAGGACTTTAAACCACCAGACCAAAGGACTAAACAAGAACAAAAAAAATATGTTGATATATTAAAAAAAATTCCTTTTGATAAATTTGCTAAAGAAAATGGATATGACGGGAATTTCTGGGGTATCAGGGCTTGTGAATCTATTGGTCGTAAACATTTAATAAAAACGAATGGTTTATTGTTCAAAAGTTCAAATGGATTATATCGTAGCTCCCCAATCGGATGGGTAACAAACGAGGAATTGTGGTATTTTTATGATAAATTTAATATACCAATGAATCTAATTTATACAAAGACTAAATTTATCAATAAAGACCAAATAAGAAATACTGGATGGCTAAGCACTGATGGAGAAGATAGAGGGCGTATAATATGGTTGCGTCATTATTACCCGCAACAATATAAAAAATTAATAACTATGTACCCATACTTAAGAGGAATAACATGA
- a CDS encoding helix-turn-helix transcriptional regulator — MARGAISTNIKSIYKVGTIDIQKFVSSFTGGNGYNINDGIEYIELPAIPGIDEKVHNIITVKGDSMSPLIEDGDMLIVNTSKIKPKKGDIVAVVLNDNLMVKLFDPGAVCLHLTSINQDYEPIRVYEEDTCIIVGIVWKVIKDV; from the coding sequence ATGGCAAGAGGAGCTATTAGCACAAACATTAAAAGTATTTACAAAGTCGGAACAATAGATATTCAAAAGTTTGTTTCATCCTTTACCGGTGGTAACGGCTACAACATAAATGATGGAATTGAGTATATTGAGTTGCCCGCTATACCGGGAATAGATGAAAAAGTTCATAATATAATCACTGTAAAAGGTGATTCAATGTCTCCATTGATTGAAGATGGTGATATGTTGATTGTTAATACAAGCAAAATTAAGCCAAAGAAAGGTGATATAGTTGCCGTTGTGCTTAATGATAACTTAATGGTCAAGTTATTTGACCCGGGGGCTGTTTGCTTACATCTGACATCAATTAATCAGGACTACGAACCAATAAGGGTATATGAAGAAGATACCTGTATTATTGTTGGTATTGTTTGGAAAGTAATAAAAGATGTCTGA